A stretch of the Uranotaenia lowii strain MFRU-FL chromosome 3, ASM2978415v1, whole genome shotgun sequence genome encodes the following:
- the LOC129752224 gene encoding uncharacterized protein K02A2.6-like, translating to MTLSIKSQFHSQLSKPQRRQTRLKFIRDGWPTDPQSITNPDVHSYLSRRDSLTHVDGCILFRDRVVVPSKFRQQILNQFHRGHPGMVRMKSIARSFVYWPGIDKDIEDFIRRCTPCCIAGKTPTKSTPESWPMPDKPWSRIHVDYAGPVDRLYFLVIVDPYTKWPEVYATRTTTTKTTTKLLSQSFSTFGVPETIVWDNGTQFTSHEFQVFCEKQGIRHIRTAPYHPQSNGLAERFVDTLKRTLRKIRSGGETLEEALLIFLQVYRTTPTADLGNKSPAEIMFGRSIRTVSSILLPTTQCIPATQTEQQTVKNGAVSRQFAPGDSVYVQVHQGNAWQWQAATVIERIGRVNYNVFLQDRQRLIRSHINQLKHRATKTVPDPGANQDPSPLSGFVDGFGLEVPTQAVPAVIPHPPPNGAVDSDGSEYYSDGSSENDGPPQPDPVPVPVATPARERRQTRLPSRFEPYWMA from the coding sequence ATGACACTGTCCATCAAGTCCCAGTTTCATTCGCAGCTATCCAAACCGCAACGAAGACAGACAAGGCTTAAGTTCATCCGTGATGGCTGGCCAACCGATCCACAGTCAATCACAAATCCAGACGTGCATTCCTACTTGAGCAGACGAGACTCCCTCACCCATGTCGACGGGTGTATTTTGTTCCGCGACAGAGTAGTCGTTCCGAGCAAATTTCGACAACAGATCCTGAATCAGTTTCATCGCGGACACCCTGGTATGGTTCGCATGAAGTCGATTGCACGCAGTTTTGTCTATTGGCCAGGAATAGATAAGGACATCGAGGATTTTATCCGGCGGTGCACTCCATGCTGCATAGCTGGGAAAACACCTACCAAATCAACGCCCGAATCTTGGCCCATGCCCGACAAGCCGTGGTCACGTATACACGTGGACTATGCAGGACCTGTGGACAGATTGTACTTCCTGGTGATTGTGGATCCTTACACCAAATGGCCGGAAGTGTACGCAACAAGAACCACAACGACGAAAACAACAACGAAGCTTCTTTCCCAGTCGTTCTCAACATTCGGTGTTCCGGAAACCATCGTCTGGGATAACGGTACCCAATTCACTAGCCACGAGTTCCAGGTTTTCTGTGAAAAGCAAGGTATCCGCCACATCCGAACAGCACCGTACCATCCTCAATCCAACGGGTTAGCTGAACGTTTCGTGGACACGCTGAAACGCACGCTCCGGAAAATTCGCTCCGGGGGAGAAACACTGGAGGAAGCACTGCTGATTTTTCTCCAAGTTTACCGAACAACACCAACAGCAGATCTCGGTAACAAATCTCCAGCAGAAATAATGTTCGGTAGGTCAATCCGAACAGTTTCGTCGATTCTTCTACCAACCACTCAATGCATTCCAGCAACGCAGACTGAACAGCAAACCGTCAAGAATGGTGCAGTCTCAAGGCAGTTCGCTCCTGGTGATTCGGTGTACGTCCAGGTTCATCAAGGTAATGCATGGCAGTGGCAGGCCGCCACGGTCATCGAACGAATTGGAAGAGTCAACTACAACGTTTTCCTGCAAGATCGTCAACGACTCATCCGCTCACACATCAATCAACTGAAGCATCGTGCGACCAAGACTGTTCCCGATCCAGGTGCAAACCAAGACCCGAGTCCATTATCAGGGTTTGTCGACGGATTTGGTCTTGAGGTGCCAACTCAAGCCGTTCCAGCAGTAATACCGCATCCACCACCCAACGGAGCCGTGGACTCTGACGGTTCAGAGTATTATTCGGATGGAAGCAGCGAAAACGACGGTCCGCCTCAGCCAGATCCAGTGCCAGTTCCGGTTGCAACTCCTGCGAGGGAACGACGACAAACCAGGTTGCCATCTAGGTTCGAGCCGTACTGGATGGCTTAA